The candidate division WOR-3 bacterium genome includes a window with the following:
- the hutH gene encoding histidine ammonia-lyase, with amino-acid sequence MAIVLDGKGLKIEDIVRVARDREKVELSAGARERINRCREFVEEKIRQRAVMYGITTGIGELSEVVLSPEQIRQFQRYLVYSHSAGCGEPLPEEVVRAAMCSRINVLANGHSGIRLAVVELLVEMLNRGVTPVVFDRGSVGACGDLSPMSQMALVLLGEGEAIFQGRRMTGAEALAAAGLKPIEFEARDGLATINGSNMTAGMGALELFDAQRLIKTSEVAAALTLEVLNANMAAYDERIHKVRGYAGAVACAENIRRLTADSEMLKQPGKKVQDAYALRSTPQVVGGAKDALCWARQMFETELNGVGDNPLFFPEDQAYLTGANFQGTPLALALDLTGTAVTMIAVLAERRTNRLLNRNLSVGLPAFLTRGAGMFSGLMLTQYTQGMLVCENRILSAPAATGSIPAAADQEDFVSMSFTSARKTAQILENAWYVIAIELLAGAQAVEFRKPLKLGVGTNRAYQAIRSVVEKLEEDRPLQYDINRLKELVSSGELLAQVESEVGPLK; translated from the coding sequence ATGGCAATAGTGCTGGATGGCAAAGGATTGAAAATTGAAGACATTGTGCGGGTTGCGCGGGACCGGGAGAAGGTTGAACTTTCGGCCGGGGCGCGCGAGCGGATAAACAGATGTCGGGAGTTCGTTGAGGAGAAAATCCGCCAGCGGGCGGTGATGTACGGCATTACAACCGGTATCGGCGAACTTTCCGAGGTTGTTTTGTCTCCAGAGCAGATTAGGCAGTTTCAGCGGTATCTGGTCTATTCCCATTCTGCCGGATGTGGGGAGCCGCTACCGGAAGAGGTTGTCCGGGCAGCGATGTGCTCACGGATTAATGTGCTGGCGAACGGGCATTCTGGTATCAGGCTGGCGGTCGTTGAGCTTCTGGTGGAGATGCTCAATCGCGGGGTGACACCGGTGGTTTTTGACCGGGGTTCGGTGGGCGCCTGTGGCGACCTGTCGCCAATGAGCCAGATGGCGCTGGTGCTATTAGGTGAGGGTGAGGCGATTTTTCAAGGGCGGCGGATGACCGGTGCGGAAGCGCTCGCTGCGGCTGGACTCAAGCCGATTGAATTTGAAGCCCGGGATGGACTGGCAACAATTAACGGTTCCAATATGACCGCTGGTATGGGCGCGCTGGAACTGTTCGATGCCCAGCGGTTAATAAAAACCTCTGAGGTTGCAGCAGCGCTGACACTCGAGGTATTGAATGCCAATATGGCGGCGTACGACGAGCGGATTCATAAGGTGCGGGGGTATGCGGGTGCGGTCGCGTGTGCCGAGAACATCCGGCGTCTAACCGCTGATTCGGAAATGCTGAAGCAACCCGGTAAAAAGGTACAAGACGCCTATGCGTTAAGGTCAACACCCCAGGTTGTGGGCGGTGCCAAGGATGCGCTTTGCTGGGCGCGGCAGATGTTTGAGACGGAGTTAAACGGAGTTGGTGACAATCCGCTCTTTTTCCCGGAAGACCAGGCATATTTGACCGGAGCGAACTTTCAGGGAACACCCCTGGCGCTGGCACTGGATTTGACCGGCACCGCAGTGACAATGATTGCGGTGCTGGCAGAGCGCAGGACGAATCGGCTTTTAAACCGCAACCTTTCGGTCGGGCTGCCGGCTTTCTTGACCAGGGGTGCCGGCATGTTTTCGGGTTTGATGCTGACTCAGTACACTCAGGGGATGCTGGTTTGTGAGAACCGGATTCTTTCGGCGCCGGCAGCAACCGGCTCAATTCCGGCTGCTGCTGATCAGGAGGATTTTGTTTCAATGTCCTTCACCTCAGCCCGAAAAACCGCACAGATTCTTGAGAACGCCTGGTATGTGATTGCGATTGAGCTACTCGCTGGTGCCCAAGCGGTTGAGTTCCGCAAACCACTAAAGTTGGGTGTCGGGACAAACCGGGCGTATCAAGCGATCAGGTCAGTGGTTGAGAAACTGGAAGAGGACCGGCCCTTGCAGTACGATATCAACCGGCTGAAAGAATTGGTGAGTTCAGGCGAGTTGTTGGCGCAGGTTGAGTCCGAAGTTGGTCCCCTGAAATAA